The window tatgtttgtatgtgtgtttgtctctttgtctcattgtctgtttgtttgtttttgttttgtttgtttgcatgtgtgtttgtttgtatgatctgtttgtatgtctttgtgcaacagcatgtctgtctgtctgtctgtctgtctgtcacatatattttcaaacattcatctatcatacaaagagtgctaggcaatgacataatgttttaggtgctacagtacacaggaaaaagcactaaaaacagtaacaacttaacttaaaagataacccaggtcagcctagtggctaaagaactgggttgagtacttagcgctacttgtgtcacttgacaagcttgccatcttcctcagtatgactttggcattgcatttttgcagctgaagggagaatctttttcgccaaaagtcaaggaactctgcagcgtttggtctaccaatttcgtcacatgatttctttgctagtttctgCAGGAAGTTTCTTCCCATGACACCCCAgcgtccaaaatgctccataacCAGAGGAATGAGACTGACAGCAGTTCCACCTGGTAGACATTCCTTCTCgtattttgacttttttctctcctctcttctctcagcAGCGGCGCCATCTGTTTCCGAAGATCTAGGGAAGATGTCcgagctccatgggtgtgctagaGCTATGTCCAGATCCACATTGCACCCAGAGTCTGAGTCGAAGGCTACAATGTCTGGCCGGTCATTGGAATTGGCATACCGATGCCTCGGTTCCCTTCGATGATGGATGTGCAGCTCCCGCAGGCAATCAGACCAGACTGATGCAAGCGATTCGTGCGACCAAACTGGCCCTCCACCGGTTTTGCATGttagcagatggtacccactGCTGTCCAGGGAGGCACcacagttgcatgttgtcatcCAGTCAGAAAGTGGAATGGGCAAGCCCAACCTCAGCAAGGacgcgtctgtctgtctgtctgtctgtctgtctgtctgtctctctctctctctctctctctctctctctctctctctctctgtttgtctgtctgtctgtctgtctgtttctctgtctgtctgtttgtttctgttttatgtcttgttgtatgtttgtatgtctgtttgtatgtctgtctgtttgtatgtttgtttgtatgtttgtatgtctgtttgtatatctgtttgtatgtatgcctgtctgtctgtctgtatgtatgtatgtttgtatgtatgtttgtatgtttgtttgtatgtttgtatgtctgtctgtatgtttgtatgtctgtcttgtctgtttgtatgtgtgtatgtctgtttgtatgtctgtctgtatatttttGGATGGTCAGTGAACTTTCCGGCCATtccatttttcaattttttagtttggGTAAAAATTGAAACATACATTGcgcattttaatttttggaccaatttttatccaaaaatttaaaattacaaaattgaaaCTTGATTTGCTACATATAAGAaatcaaaaatacaaaattgaaatgacagctgcacttttcATATTCTATGTAGCcttcagtgacagcacctAGACGTGAtaagcaatttgattgttggcacTGTCTCCTTCAAGGTGTGTACACTCTAGGTGACAATCTC of the Corticium candelabrum chromosome 7, ooCorCand1.1, whole genome shotgun sequence genome contains:
- the LOC134182530 gene encoding uncharacterized protein LOC134182530, yielding MTTCNCGASLDSSGYHLLTCKTGGGPVWSHESLASVWSDCLRELHIHHRREPRHRYANSNDRPDIVAFDSDSGCNVDLDIALAHPWSSDIFPRSSETDGAAAERREERKKSKYEKECLPGGTAVSLIPLVMEHFGRWGVMGRNFLQKLAKKSCDEIGRPNAAEFLDFWRKRFSLQLQKCNAKVILRKMASLSSDTSSAKYSTQFFSH